Proteins from a genomic interval of Enterococcus faecium:
- a CDS encoding adaptor protein MecA, translating into MEMEHINENTIRVLIGHEDLEERGVSFLDLLGNHKEIENFFYSILEEVDIEEEFRGSEAVTFQVLPKGDGLELFISKNLPDEEISQSEDSTVDSEDVSDFLRQQIIGSDPEEELSGSALEEQERQATFAFEDFEQVIQLATDVELESAWTDLYLFEERYYLVVHFWMENLNQVDVENQIARILEFAEKSDRTPETLNEYGQCLMARNAIERTKFYFV; encoded by the coding sequence ATGGAAATGGAACATATTAATGAAAATACGATCCGTGTACTAATTGGTCATGAAGATTTAGAGGAACGGGGCGTTTCATTTTTGGATTTACTTGGCAATCACAAAGAAATCGAAAATTTCTTTTATAGTATTTTGGAAGAAGTTGATATCGAAGAGGAGTTCCGAGGAAGCGAAGCTGTCACTTTCCAAGTTTTGCCAAAAGGAGACGGATTAGAACTGTTTATCAGTAAAAATCTTCCGGATGAAGAAATTTCTCAATCAGAAGATTCTACTGTTGATTCAGAAGATGTGAGTGACTTTCTTCGTCAGCAGATTATTGGCAGCGATCCGGAGGAAGAATTATCTGGAAGCGCCCTAGAAGAACAGGAAAGACAAGCAACTTTTGCTTTTGAAGATTTTGAACAAGTGATCCAACTTGCAACAGATGTCGAACTAGAGTCTGCTTGGACTGATTTGTATTTATTCGAAGAGCGCTATTACCTAGTCGTTCACTTCTGGATGGAAAATCTCAACCAAGTGGATGTAGAGAATCAGATTGCTCGAATTTTGGAGTTTGCTGAAAAGAGCGATCGTACACCAGAAACATTGAATGAATATGGACAATGTCTGATGGCGCGTAATGCTATCGAGCGAACGAAATTTTATTTTGTATAA
- a CDS encoding DEAD/DEAH box helicase has product MKWSIPEKVIARGRQYLQEGRVLSVVPDQEENVWHAEVLGSELYMVDLDGTAKEIDYCQCPYWEEHKYCKHTVAVELYLRSKNLSRIMKKDQPMLEPVKATSEGEIIAKGFSRLKTQNNPQAVQPLIIEYQVETIETNQYHPELSILALYLRIGSLASPKKTYIVKNIYDFLQAYTEKETYTVNKQYQFRLDKRAFQKEDQKILTHLAGSAQTHQLLGTNGLQVKGKLDKRYLLLPVEQARFLLEQMNQTTRLHLQINEQNDQGIQFSDQNKPLSFKVEKFGEDYLLQALNDFDFFFMHYQWGVIQGTFYSLTKYQQTVYQTWKQLIRRLEKPEVVFKKKELPSLFKEIIPLLSEIGDVAIAPAVEEEVADIPVEFIFFFRKAKGKIQARVDFVYGEVIYSTDPKHEVSTEQAFQVLRDTVEEKRVLDLFRMYRYQKNETGYERPLPSGEELYAFFRTELSVFRQFGEVRLGRKLRELYLDAHKHQPKIEVTETGSWLDIRFDVTGIEEQEIDHVLQSLLRNDAFYTLENGQVLSFDSEEFQQTSQVLQQLRESIRTEEGTIHVPKNQGLIIQNQLEKSNATFSESFQTMVQDLIHPERYQAQLPKGLNATMRDYQKQGFRWLKMLGHYQFGGILADEMGLGKTLQTIAFLLSEKEERKSFSALIVAPASLIYNWQAEVRKFAPSLSIQVINGNKKEREELLAKDTDIRVTSYASLRQDLANYQSQKIDYLILDEAQMVKNSSTKTAQALRELAVPQRFALSGTPIENNLEELWSLFATIMPGFFPTKTKFRELAAEEIAQMIRPFILRRDKQTVLKDLPEKTEMNLYSALTEEQKTVYLAYLRQMREEITSMDSEAFKKNRIGILAGLTRLRQICCDPRLFIEDYQGGSGKLEQVKDLLVAAKENKRRVLLFSQFTGMLTILQEELAELGISTFYLRGSTKPQDRLSMVDAFNAGEKDVFLISLKAGGTGLNLTGADTVILYDLWWNPAIEEQAAGRAHRIGQKNVVEVWRMISEGTIEERMDSLQQEKRELFQKVIQGNEEQLTKLTEEDIRMILSVGEIEE; this is encoded by the coding sequence ATGAAATGGAGTATTCCAGAAAAAGTCATTGCACGTGGACGTCAATACTTGCAAGAAGGCCGAGTGTTATCGGTTGTCCCTGACCAAGAAGAAAACGTGTGGCATGCAGAAGTCTTGGGCAGTGAATTGTATATGGTTGATTTGGATGGTACAGCAAAAGAGATAGATTACTGCCAATGTCCCTATTGGGAGGAACATAAATATTGTAAGCATACAGTTGCTGTGGAACTTTATTTACGGTCGAAAAATCTATCTCGTATCATGAAAAAAGACCAGCCAATGCTAGAACCGGTAAAAGCAACAAGTGAGGGAGAAATCATTGCAAAAGGTTTTTCTCGTCTAAAAACACAAAACAATCCTCAAGCGGTGCAACCTTTGATTATTGAATACCAAGTAGAAACGATTGAGACTAATCAGTATCACCCAGAGCTTTCTATTTTGGCACTTTACTTGCGTATCGGTTCATTGGCATCACCGAAAAAAACATATATCGTAAAAAACATCTATGATTTTTTACAAGCTTACACAGAAAAAGAAACTTACACTGTTAATAAACAGTACCAGTTTCGTCTAGATAAACGGGCGTTTCAAAAAGAAGATCAAAAAATACTCACGCATCTTGCAGGAAGTGCTCAGACGCATCAATTATTAGGTACGAACGGCTTACAAGTCAAAGGAAAACTAGATAAAAGATATCTGCTTCTCCCAGTAGAACAAGCCCGCTTCCTGTTAGAGCAGATGAATCAGACTACACGTTTGCATCTGCAGATAAATGAACAAAACGATCAAGGAATACAATTTTCCGATCAAAACAAACCTTTATCATTCAAAGTGGAAAAATTTGGAGAAGATTATTTGCTGCAAGCATTGAATGATTTTGATTTTTTCTTTATGCATTATCAGTGGGGAGTTATCCAAGGGACATTTTATTCTCTGACGAAATATCAACAAACGGTTTATCAAACTTGGAAACAATTGATTCGCCGATTGGAGAAACCAGAAGTAGTGTTCAAGAAAAAAGAATTACCGTCTTTGTTTAAAGAGATTATCCCTCTGCTGTCAGAGATCGGCGACGTAGCTATTGCCCCTGCAGTAGAAGAGGAAGTAGCAGATATCCCCGTCGAATTTATTTTCTTTTTCCGAAAAGCAAAAGGAAAAATCCAAGCTCGAGTCGATTTCGTCTATGGTGAAGTCATCTATTCGACTGACCCGAAGCATGAGGTCTCGACAGAACAGGCTTTTCAGGTGTTACGTGACACAGTAGAAGAGAAACGAGTACTTGATCTATTCAGAATGTATCGCTACCAGAAAAATGAAACTGGTTATGAACGTCCATTGCCAAGCGGGGAAGAACTATATGCCTTTTTCCGCACAGAACTATCTGTCTTCCGTCAGTTTGGTGAAGTCAGACTTGGAAGAAAATTGCGAGAGTTGTATTTAGATGCGCATAAACATCAACCGAAAATCGAAGTAACCGAGACCGGTTCATGGCTCGATATTCGATTCGATGTGACAGGGATAGAGGAGCAAGAAATCGATCATGTCCTGCAAAGCTTGCTGAGAAATGATGCTTTTTATACATTAGAAAATGGTCAGGTTCTTTCTTTTGATTCAGAAGAATTTCAACAAACAAGCCAAGTGTTGCAACAATTACGGGAATCGATACGTACAGAAGAAGGAACGATCCATGTACCTAAAAATCAAGGATTGATCATTCAAAATCAATTGGAAAAAAGCAATGCTACTTTTAGTGAATCGTTCCAAACGATGGTACAAGATCTCATTCATCCAGAAAGATACCAGGCACAGCTTCCCAAAGGATTGAATGCAACGATGAGAGATTATCAAAAGCAAGGTTTTCGATGGTTGAAGATGTTAGGTCATTATCAGTTTGGCGGTATTTTAGCCGATGAAATGGGACTTGGGAAAACACTACAGACAATTGCCTTTTTACTTTCGGAAAAAGAAGAACGGAAAAGCTTCTCTGCTTTGATCGTAGCGCCTGCGAGCTTAATTTACAACTGGCAGGCAGAGGTGAGAAAATTCGCCCCTTCTTTAAGTATCCAAGTAATCAATGGGAATAAAAAAGAACGTGAAGAATTACTGGCTAAAGACACAGATATCCGAGTGACTTCTTATGCCAGCTTAAGACAGGATCTAGCTAATTATCAGTCGCAAAAAATTGATTATTTGATTCTTGATGAGGCACAAATGGTCAAAAATAGCAGTACGAAAACTGCACAAGCATTGAGAGAATTAGCTGTACCTCAGCGGTTTGCACTGAGTGGGACACCAATCGAGAATAATTTAGAAGAATTGTGGTCATTGTTTGCAACGATTATGCCAGGATTTTTCCCGACTAAAACAAAATTCAGGGAACTTGCCGCAGAAGAAATTGCGCAAATGATTCGACCGTTTATTTTACGGCGAGATAAACAAACTGTGTTGAAAGACTTGCCGGAAAAAACAGAGATGAATCTATATTCTGCACTTACAGAAGAACAAAAAACTGTTTATTTAGCTTACTTGCGTCAAATGCGTGAAGAAATCACATCAATGGATTCTGAAGCATTCAAGAAAAACCGGATCGGGATACTTGCTGGTCTGACAAGACTGCGACAAATTTGCTGCGATCCTCGTCTGTTTATTGAAGATTACCAAGGCGGTTCCGGCAAGCTCGAACAAGTAAAAGATCTACTGGTAGCTGCCAAAGAGAACAAACGAAGAGTTTTGCTGTTTTCTCAATTTACAGGGATGCTGACTATCTTGCAAGAAGAGTTAGCCGAGCTAGGGATCTCGACATTTTATTTAAGAGGCAGTACGAAACCACAAGATCGGTTAAGTATGGTAGACGCATTTAATGCTGGCGAAAAAGATGTTTTTCTGATTTCCTTAAAGGCTGGGGGAACTGGATTGAATCTCACGGGAGCAGATACGGTCATCTTGTATGACCTTTGGTGGAATCCTGCCATTGAAGAACAAGCTGCTGGACGTGCACATCGGATCGGACAAAAAAATGTGGTAGAAGTGTGGCGTATGATCTCTGAAGGAACGATTGAGGAACGCATGGATTCACTCCAGCAAGAAAAACGCGAACTGTTCCAAAAAGTGATCCAAGGTAATGAAGAACAGTTGACGAAACTGACTGAAGAAGACATCCGCATGATTTTAAGTGTAGGAGAAATCGAGGAGTAA
- a CDS encoding HAD family hydrolase produces MIKSVVFDVDDTMYDQQQPFRNAVKRVVPLVSDADMHPLYIRFRHHSDENFPKVMAGDWTLEYMRAHRISQSLKDLDYPHITEEDGLLFQKIYEEELDNICLHEEVKKTLDFLKEKNVPLGIITNGPTDHQTKKLKQLQLNNWIPSRNMLISQATGFQKPEKEIFQLAEKEFHMLPEETLYVGDNYDNDVLGAKSANWQALWFNHRERKIEQTPICDIEISSFDQLLETMKTIFV; encoded by the coding sequence TTGATTAAATCAGTTGTGTTTGATGTTGATGATACGATGTATGATCAGCAGCAGCCATTTCGAAACGCGGTCAAAAGAGTCGTTCCGCTTGTTTCAGATGCAGATATGCATCCACTATATATCCGGTTCCGCCATCATAGTGATGAAAACTTCCCAAAAGTAATGGCAGGAGATTGGACACTAGAATATATGCGAGCACATCGGATCAGCCAATCACTAAAAGATTTAGACTACCCTCATATTACGGAAGAAGATGGCCTCTTATTTCAAAAAATTTACGAGGAAGAACTTGATAATATCTGCTTGCATGAGGAGGTCAAAAAAACCCTCGATTTCTTGAAGGAAAAGAATGTCCCATTAGGAATTATCACAAATGGGCCGACTGACCATCAGACAAAAAAACTGAAGCAACTTCAATTGAACAATTGGATTCCTTCCCGCAATATGCTCATTTCTCAAGCAACAGGTTTCCAAAAACCAGAAAAAGAGATTTTTCAGCTGGCTGAGAAAGAATTTCATATGCTTCCAGAAGAGACCTTATACGTTGGCGATAATTACGACAATGATGTTCTAGGTGCAAAAAGTGCTAACTGGCAAGCGCTTTGGTTCAACCATCGAGAACGCAAAATTGAACAGACTCCAATTTGCGATATCGAGATTTCTTCTTTTGATCAGCTGTTAGAGACAATGAAGACAATCTTTGTATAA
- a CDS encoding competence protein CoiA produces the protein MLLAMNEYNKCCFAKHAEKGKKYYCRGCRKRVILKKGKKKCAHFAHQKSDNCSVFSERESKEHLQLKECFMDWLGQSVEPVFLEAYLPRLRQRPDILLANLAIEIQCSRLSHQRFIERTQNYLNNSYQVWWILGNSFLGQSQFSLIEKSCCYYNRKRGVHCWKADLKKQKLYLYHHITETVSGHISFCSSCWTFSSRDLKEIFTSNEIKMNQMKKIEKVSEDGKKWLTRQLIHKQKNTVSIQEQCYLRHKHLLHLSSWIYQKSRFFFYLQEQVFLYRMLYEEALENQKVPDFNSWLCQIKEHKREWLFPMIDEEMVYQQFFNECIHLSSLKK, from the coding sequence ATGCTGCTTGCAATGAATGAATATAATAAGTGCTGTTTTGCTAAACATGCAGAAAAAGGAAAGAAATATTATTGTCGTGGCTGTCGAAAAAGAGTGATTTTGAAAAAGGGAAAGAAAAAATGTGCTCATTTTGCCCATCAAAAATCAGATAACTGTTCGGTCTTTAGTGAAAGAGAATCAAAAGAGCACTTACAGTTAAAGGAATGCTTCATGGATTGGCTGGGACAGTCAGTAGAACCAGTATTTTTGGAAGCCTATTTGCCGAGGTTGCGGCAAAGGCCGGATATTTTGTTGGCGAATCTAGCAATAGAAATCCAATGTTCTAGACTGTCTCACCAGAGATTTATTGAAAGAACCCAAAATTATTTGAATAACAGTTACCAAGTATGGTGGATACTTGGTAATTCTTTTCTTGGACAATCGCAATTCTCATTGATAGAAAAAAGTTGCTGCTACTATAATAGAAAAAGAGGAGTGCATTGCTGGAAAGCTGATCTCAAGAAACAAAAGCTTTATTTGTATCATCATATTACAGAGACTGTATCAGGGCATATTTCCTTTTGCAGTAGCTGCTGGACTTTTTCTAGTAGGGACCTTAAAGAAATATTCACTAGTAACGAAATTAAAATGAACCAAATGAAAAAAATAGAAAAAGTGAGTGAAGATGGGAAGAAATGGCTGACACGCCAACTTATTCACAAGCAAAAGAATACAGTATCCATACAAGAACAATGCTACTTGCGTCATAAACATCTTTTGCATCTATCATCGTGGATCTATCAAAAAAGTCGGTTTTTCTTTTATTTACAAGAACAGGTTTTTCTTTATCGAATGTTGTACGAAGAAGCCTTGGAAAACCAGAAAGTTCCTGATTTCAACTCATGGCTTTGCCAAATAAAAGAACATAAAAGGGAATGGCTTTTTCCTATGATTGATGAAGAGATGGTCTATCAGCAGTTTTTTAACGAATGCATACACTTGTCTTCTTTGAAAAAATAG
- a CDS encoding AAA family ATPase has translation MKPKKLQLKNFGPFINETVDFSRLTEAPLFLISGKTGAGKTTIFDGITFALFGETSGRLRSGKEMRSLFATPDEETSVTFSFEHQQMSYEIERKPEQVLAKRKGNGTKKQAAKVTLTIFDGKGKEIKQITKRTEADQLIRELMNLDAKQFSQIVLLPQGEFRNFLVSSSSDKETVLRHLFGTQFFQQFNERLKEKAKQQQQKLDHLEQELHLLQKRFVLVKEEEPAAGFEAVLAQWTNHQAILEKQITEEKEALTELQEKQKQLENSYYRFESLKKSYEEKTILINKQKELAAQKDEIEEKKRWIGYYEFTQRLVEPIQRLQEIKVEKIELSQKSSEQTKKLAMTTQNYEEWQKNEANRVRRQTKIKEAAQKLQNKQMMVPIVESLRSKKQDAEQLTISLDKEELNAEKLYQNLAIYQERTRILQENLLDQEKLQEDRLAFGQLKYLDEKQQEIEKQKAKDTGSLAQIREELKKATEEITKNSQLLKEQTEQAEQLKSQWAKQQIARLQLFLRPGEPCLVCGSTEHPIQQLKHEQPNKEDILKVEQQLAEAESAVERTQQIIAKSEAHENNLQQQLSDLEQKIMATNIQLAEQEEHLQQALKKAFPEITEQKTKTTLVVIEQSLDRRKSKMANARIELEEIRQQAEKLEQQLAVYKQQQTEKNNQLQQLQGEIKSLEQQLQDTDSNCLEEEIRRLEKQLEEDSNQLAVEQKAGVQLLQDLHTLRTQLDLQHEQIEKIDEKIEKEQERIAKKLESQSYFSTIEEICAFAQQQAQYKENQRTVTSYHEEQLVTADRLRQLENIQLTETFPDTEEISQQLEEIRRMIEIKQEKIYGLQEQKISNQKIYDECLSIYHTSQTKLDELTQLQQLSQTFNGENPKKTSLERYVLQVYLQEVLQVANDHLQRLTKNRYQFELADTIGSYRGKTGLEINIYDDQAGMSRSAHTLSGGESFIAALSLALALADVIQTQAGGVAIDALFIDEGFGSLDEEALEMAMEALETIESEGRMIGIISHVRELKERVLQQIRIDTEGSGQSKIRYQLG, from the coding sequence ATGAAACCGAAAAAATTACAACTTAAAAATTTTGGTCCTTTTATCAATGAGACCGTAGATTTTTCACGTTTGACAGAAGCACCGCTTTTTTTGATCAGCGGGAAGACAGGAGCTGGCAAAACGACGATTTTTGATGGGATCACCTTCGCACTTTTTGGTGAAACTTCCGGAAGACTTCGCTCTGGAAAAGAGATGCGTTCTTTGTTTGCTACACCAGACGAAGAAACAAGCGTGACTTTTTCTTTTGAACATCAGCAGATGAGCTATGAAATCGAACGAAAACCAGAACAAGTTTTAGCAAAACGAAAAGGAAACGGAACAAAAAAACAGGCAGCCAAAGTAACGTTGACCATTTTTGATGGGAAAGGAAAAGAAATAAAACAAATCACAAAACGTACAGAAGCAGATCAGTTGATCAGAGAACTGATGAATCTCGATGCGAAACAGTTTTCTCAAATCGTTTTACTACCCCAAGGAGAATTCCGTAATTTTTTGGTTTCATCAAGCAGTGATAAAGAGACTGTTTTACGTCATTTATTCGGTACTCAATTTTTCCAACAGTTCAATGAGCGATTAAAAGAAAAAGCAAAACAACAGCAACAAAAATTGGATCATTTAGAGCAAGAGCTGCATCTTCTGCAAAAAAGGTTTGTTTTAGTCAAAGAAGAGGAACCAGCAGCAGGGTTTGAAGCCGTTTTAGCCCAATGGACAAACCATCAGGCAATACTCGAAAAACAAATCACGGAAGAAAAAGAAGCTCTAACGGAACTTCAGGAAAAACAAAAGCAACTAGAAAATTCCTACTATCGTTTTGAAAGCTTGAAAAAAAGTTATGAAGAAAAAACGATATTAATAAACAAGCAAAAGGAATTAGCTGCTCAAAAAGACGAAATAGAGGAAAAGAAACGATGGATTGGGTATTATGAATTTACGCAACGATTAGTCGAACCAATCCAGCGCCTACAAGAAATAAAAGTTGAAAAAATAGAACTGTCACAAAAAAGTAGTGAGCAAACAAAGAAACTAGCGATGACTACGCAGAATTATGAAGAGTGGCAAAAAAATGAAGCAAACCGCGTACGCCGACAAACAAAAATCAAAGAAGCTGCTCAAAAACTGCAAAACAAACAGATGATGGTGCCAATTGTCGAATCCTTACGTAGTAAAAAACAAGACGCAGAACAATTAACAATTTCATTGGATAAAGAAGAATTGAATGCCGAGAAGCTGTATCAAAATCTCGCTATCTATCAGGAAAGAACTCGAATTCTTCAAGAAAATTTACTGGATCAGGAAAAACTGCAAGAAGATCGTCTTGCTTTTGGACAGTTAAAATATCTAGATGAAAAGCAGCAAGAAATAGAAAAACAAAAAGCAAAAGACACTGGGTCGCTCGCACAGATAAGAGAAGAACTCAAAAAAGCAACTGAAGAAATAACAAAAAATAGTCAGCTATTGAAAGAACAGACAGAACAAGCAGAACAGCTGAAAAGCCAATGGGCAAAGCAGCAAATTGCTCGTCTTCAGCTTTTTTTGCGTCCAGGGGAGCCATGTCTTGTTTGTGGATCAACGGAACACCCCATACAACAATTAAAACACGAACAGCCAAATAAGGAAGATATCTTAAAAGTAGAACAACAACTGGCAGAAGCTGAGTCTGCTGTAGAAAGAACTCAGCAAATCATTGCCAAAAGTGAAGCACATGAAAATAATCTTCAACAACAATTATCAGATTTAGAACAAAAAATCATGGCAACGAATATACAATTGGCTGAACAAGAAGAACACTTGCAACAGGCTTTGAAAAAGGCATTTCCTGAGATAACAGAACAAAAAACAAAAACAACTCTTGTAGTAATCGAACAATCTTTAGATAGACGAAAAAGCAAGATGGCCAATGCAAGAATAGAGCTGGAAGAAATAAGACAACAAGCAGAAAAGCTCGAACAACAATTAGCTGTCTACAAACAGCAGCAGACAGAAAAAAATAATCAGCTCCAGCAACTGCAAGGAGAAATCAAAAGTTTAGAACAACAATTGCAAGATACGGATAGTAACTGTTTAGAAGAGGAGATACGACGACTTGAAAAACAGTTAGAAGAAGACTCGAATCAACTAGCTGTTGAGCAGAAAGCAGGAGTGCAATTGTTGCAAGATCTTCATACGCTTCGGACACAGCTTGATCTTCAACATGAACAAATAGAAAAAATAGATGAAAAAATAGAAAAGGAACAAGAAAGAATAGCTAAAAAGTTAGAAAGCCAGTCGTATTTTTCAACAATTGAAGAAATCTGTGCATTTGCACAACAGCAAGCACAATATAAAGAAAACCAACGTACAGTTACTTCTTATCATGAAGAGCAATTAGTGACAGCTGACCGGCTGCGTCAATTAGAAAATATCCAGCTAACTGAGACATTCCCAGATACAGAAGAGATCAGCCAACAGTTAGAAGAAATAAGACGTATGATCGAAATAAAGCAAGAAAAGATATACGGTTTACAAGAACAAAAAATTAGTAATCAAAAAATCTACGATGAATGTCTTTCGATTTATCACACAAGCCAGACGAAATTAGATGAGCTTACGCAATTACAGCAGCTTTCGCAAACATTCAACGGAGAAAATCCTAAGAAGACTAGTTTGGAACGGTATGTGCTTCAGGTTTATCTTCAAGAAGTGTTACAAGTAGCAAATGATCATCTCCAACGTTTAACGAAAAATCGTTATCAATTTGAGCTAGCGGATACCATTGGCAGTTATCGAGGGAAAACCGGATTAGAAATCAATATCTATGATGATCAGGCAGGTATGTCTCGAAGTGCGCATACCCTGTCTGGCGGTGAGAGTTTTATTGCAGCACTTTCTTTAGCATTAGCTCTTGCCGATGTGATCCAGACACAAGCTGGTGGTGTAGCAATCGATGCATTGTTTATTGATGAAGGATTTGGGTCATTAGATGAAGAAGCTTTGGAAATGGCAATGGAAGCTTTAGAAACGATCGAAAGTGAAGGAAGAATGATCGGCATCATTAGTCATGTAAGAGAATTGAAAGAACGAGTATTACAACAAATAAGAATTGATACAGAAGGTAGCGGACAAAGCAAAATACGCTATCAACTTGGATAA
- the spxA gene encoding transcriptional regulator SpxA, which produces MLTLYTSPSCTSCRKARAWLQEHQIPFVERNIFSEPLNSSELKAILQMTEDGTEEIISTRSKVFQKLNMDLDDLPLQELLELVQNNPGLLRRPIMIDDKRLQVGFNEDEIRRFLPRDVRQLELRQAQLMAGL; this is translated from the coding sequence TTGTTAACATTATATACTTCCCCAAGTTGTACTTCCTGCAGAAAGGCTCGTGCGTGGTTGCAAGAACATCAGATTCCATTTGTTGAACGTAATATTTTTTCAGAACCATTGAACAGTTCTGAATTAAAAGCGATTTTACAAATGACAGAAGACGGAACAGAAGAAATCATCTCGACACGTTCCAAAGTATTCCAAAAACTGAACATGGATTTAGATGATCTGCCGTTACAAGAATTATTGGAACTTGTGCAAAACAATCCTGGATTGCTTCGCCGTCCAATCATGATTGATGATAAACGTCTGCAAGTTGGTTTTAATGAAGATGAAATTCGTCGGTTCCTACCGCGCGATGTACGACAATTAGAATTACGTCAAGCACAATTGATGGCTGGATTATAG